In Oscillatoria sp. FACHB-1406, one DNA window encodes the following:
- a CDS encoding glycosyltransferase, translating to MAITKSRLKVLLYGNSYGAYRSENLVKFLMDFGYRISWVCPEFYQERGVKRDFVSKVMRAILSGAYGIELFVKATLADVIYVLPFNNNSVLEALKVARLFKKKLVVEMTSCLYDRQVKEMNKFEENSKEARELKAKDIIALTQADYSVTASQSELNYWEKLLNTEIDRRKVFVSPLFPDPALAAMKVKQYRQNLEEVIRICWWGTFEAVHGLDDIIQALKILKEKGINYQCHLFGIPPTGHMQVFYNYQEKLKADGLDDRVTLNKDLRFSDGSLPQYLVENCDLVLGLFMDGEGARASLPTKVVEALIMGLPTLNMKAPAFDEFFESEVDLWMCEPFSEAIAEAIAAIANGTAYPVNWEQTRQKALNAFSLAHYRNVLQKVFCQVEADLQNQ from the coding sequence ATGGCAATCACTAAAAGCAGACTCAAGGTATTATTGTACGGCAACTCTTACGGTGCTTACCGTTCGGAGAATTTAGTCAAGTTTCTGATGGATTTTGGCTATCGGATTTCTTGGGTGTGTCCGGAGTTTTATCAAGAAAGAGGCGTAAAACGAGATTTTGTTTCTAAAGTTATGCGCGCGATCTTGTCTGGTGCTTATGGGATCGAGCTTTTTGTTAAAGCAACTTTGGCAGATGTCATTTATGTGTTGCCATTCAACAATAATTCGGTTTTAGAAGCACTAAAAGTTGCAAGGCTTTTTAAGAAAAAGTTGGTGGTTGAAATGACTTCTTGCTTGTACGATCGCCAAGTCAAAGAAATGAATAAATTCGAGGAGAATAGTAAAGAAGCACGCGAACTTAAAGCTAAAGATATTATTGCTTTAACCCAAGCAGACTATAGTGTTACCGCTTCTCAATCCGAACTCAATTACTGGGAAAAACTGTTAAATACGGAGATCGATCGCCGCAAAGTTTTTGTTAGCCCGCTTTTCCCCGATCCGGCTTTAGCAGCCATGAAAGTTAAACAATATCGGCAAAATTTAGAAGAAGTTATACGGATTTGTTGGTGGGGAACTTTTGAAGCAGTTCATGGATTGGATGACATCATTCAAGCTTTAAAAATATTAAAAGAAAAAGGCATAAATTATCAGTGTCATCTCTTTGGGATTCCGCCAACGGGTCATATGCAAGTTTTTTATAACTATCAGGAAAAGCTAAAAGCCGATGGTTTAGACGATCGCGTTACTCTCAATAAAGACTTGCGATTTTCCGACGGTTCCTTACCTCAGTATTTAGTGGAAAACTGCGATTTAGTGCTAGGTTTATTTATGGATGGCGAGGGCGCAAGAGCCAGCCTTCCCACTAAAGTTGTAGAAGCGCTGATTATGGGTTTGCCGACATTGAATATGAAAGCGCCTGCCTTTGATGAATTCTTCGAGTCGGAGGTTGATTTGTGGATGTGCGAGCCGTTTTCCGAAGCGATCGCAGAAGCGATCGCCGCGATCGCGAACGGAACCGCTTATCCTGTTAATTGGGAACAAACTCGCCAAAAAGCGCTGAACGCCTTTAGCCTCGCCCACTACCGCAACGTTCTCCAAAAAGTTTTTTGCCAAGTTGAAGCCGATTTGCAGAACCAATAA
- a CDS encoding glycosyltransferase family 2 protein, whose translation MKVSVVIPTYNRLPFLQRAVASALQQTSVCEVVIVDDGSNDGTEEYAKSLGHQVIYHRNSQNLGHSKSVNAGVAAASGEWIKFIDDDDYLAPNCVEVMAKAIASHPQAAICSCQAFQVDTDGKELNCTAPVGTAKAFYILQEDIHYGMLIEMLPFGTPVQVAVKKAAFIESGGWNSDFDGDGDDIESWVRIAQFGDAIFINQALAYRTIWRGNCSGQLSLKQRLNTNISIKQKIYKRVHPKYASLLPKSEDVCAFLELHWGLVGLKRGKLIDGLKLIYPSLLSATTFAHLAKVIYSRKAQNKLASFEVEDDDIYTAELHEAKLPWMVSSSPNLPDAVRLSF comes from the coding sequence ATGAAAGTGAGTGTTGTAATTCCAACGTACAACCGATTACCATTTCTGCAAAGAGCCGTTGCATCTGCACTACAACAAACTTCTGTATGTGAAGTTGTCATTGTAGACGATGGCTCTAACGATGGGACGGAAGAATATGCCAAGAGTCTGGGACACCAGGTTATTTACCATCGTAACTCTCAAAACCTGGGACACTCCAAGAGCGTTAATGCTGGCGTTGCTGCGGCAAGCGGCGAATGGATCAAGTTCATCGACGATGACGACTATCTCGCGCCGAACTGCGTTGAAGTCATGGCAAAAGCGATCGCGTCTCATCCGCAAGCTGCAATCTGTTCTTGCCAAGCTTTCCAAGTCGATACGGACGGTAAAGAACTTAACTGTACCGCTCCAGTCGGAACCGCCAAAGCCTTCTACATTTTGCAAGAAGACATCCATTACGGAATGCTCATTGAAATGCTGCCCTTTGGCACTCCGGTACAAGTTGCCGTCAAAAAAGCAGCGTTTATCGAGTCCGGCGGCTGGAATTCAGACTTCGATGGCGACGGCGACGACATCGAATCTTGGGTTAGAATCGCTCAGTTTGGGGATGCGATTTTTATCAATCAAGCGCTTGCCTACAGAACGATATGGCGGGGAAATTGTTCCGGACAGCTTTCCTTAAAACAACGGCTCAATACTAACATTTCAATCAAACAAAAAATATACAAACGGGTTCACCCAAAATACGCATCTTTGCTCCCCAAGAGTGAAGATGTCTGCGCTTTTTTAGAATTACATTGGGGATTAGTCGGTCTCAAACGAGGAAAACTCATTGACGGTCTTAAATTGATTTATCCCTCATTACTTTCTGCCACAACTTTTGCCCATCTGGCTAAAGTGATTTATTCTCGAAAAGCTCAGAATAAGCTCGCGAGTTTTGAGGTCGAAGATGACGACATTTATACGGCTGAACTGCACGAAGCAAAGCTGCCCTGGATGGTATCGAGTTCGCCCAATCTGCCTGACGCTGTTCGCTTGTCGTTTTGA
- a CDS encoding ABC transporter ATP-binding protein, with translation MSSPLLVVENLRVAYPQRQSFERAPLAVDGVSFALKPGEILGFVGESGCGKSTIGRASMRLLPSRSRVEGQVLFEDRSVFGLTPQQLRLFRGEVVALVFQDPMTRLDPLMTIGEHCIETLQAHQNGLSRALAKEKAIATLEAVRIPASRWEQYPHEFSGGMRQRVAIALALLLEPKLIIADEPTTSLDVTVASEILQELTRLCRERNLALMLISHDLAMVGEYCDRVAVMNGGKIVETGPTRSILLNPQHEYTRSLLESAFHLQDEKPILPPPTAPQTPLLKVSNLSQHYTLETSFLQNLLGQKKQVIKAVDGISFELFPGEILGLVGESGCGKSTLSRTILQLVPPTTGTVEFRGSDLTQQSTGELRALRRHLQMIFQDPLACLNPLMTLGESIADPLFIHNLAATPAEAKQQVEQMLERVGLTPTADYYGRYPRELSGGQQQRVAIARALITRPQLVICDEPVSMLDATVQTQVLDLMKSLQQDFNLTYLFITHDLAVARFFCDRIAVMNAGQIVEIGRTQDIFTAPQHSYTQKLLSSAPSPISKNAT, from the coding sequence ATGTCCAGCCCTTTGCTAGTTGTCGAAAACCTACGAGTTGCTTACCCCCAACGCCAGTCCTTCGAGCGAGCGCCCTTAGCTGTAGATGGCGTATCTTTTGCCTTGAAGCCCGGAGAAATTTTAGGGTTCGTGGGCGAGTCCGGATGCGGGAAATCGACCATCGGACGCGCTTCGATGCGTTTACTGCCCTCCCGATCGCGCGTTGAAGGACAAGTTTTATTTGAAGATCGCTCGGTTTTCGGGCTAACACCGCAGCAATTGCGCTTGTTTCGGGGGGAAGTCGTGGCGCTGGTGTTTCAAGATCCGATGACGCGCCTAGATCCGTTAATGACGATTGGCGAACATTGCATCGAAACCCTACAAGCGCACCAAAACGGACTGTCTCGCGCTCTAGCGAAGGAAAAAGCGATCGCGACCTTAGAAGCAGTGAGAATTCCGGCCAGTCGTTGGGAACAGTATCCTCACGAGTTTAGCGGCGGAATGCGCCAGCGCGTTGCGATCGCGCTCGCTCTCCTTTTAGAACCCAAACTTATTATCGCCGACGAACCGACCACCAGTTTGGATGTTACTGTCGCTTCGGAAATTTTACAGGAGCTTACGCGCTTGTGTCGGGAGCGCAATCTCGCTCTGATGCTGATTTCCCACGACTTAGCGATGGTCGGGGAATATTGCGATCGCGTCGCCGTAATGAATGGAGGTAAAATTGTCGAAACCGGGCCGACGCGATCGATCCTCCTCAATCCCCAGCACGAATACACGCGATCGCTCCTCGAATCCGCCTTCCACCTCCAAGACGAGAAACCAATCCTACCGCCCCCAACCGCCCCACAAACTCCCCTCCTCAAAGTCTCCAACCTCAGCCAGCACTACACCCTCGAAACCAGCTTCCTGCAAAACCTCCTCGGCCAAAAAAAGCAAGTTATCAAAGCCGTTGATGGCATTAGCTTTGAATTGTTTCCCGGCGAAATCTTGGGCTTAGTCGGAGAATCCGGATGCGGGAAATCCACCCTCTCGCGCACCATTCTCCAACTTGTCCCCCCCACCACCGGTACAGTTGAATTTCGGGGCAGCGACTTAACCCAGCAATCCACCGGCGAACTGCGCGCCCTGCGTCGCCACTTGCAAATGATCTTTCAAGATCCGCTGGCTTGTTTGAATCCTTTAATGACCCTCGGAGAAAGCATCGCCGATCCCCTGTTTATCCACAACCTCGCCGCCACGCCCGCCGAAGCCAAACAGCAAGTCGAACAAATGTTAGAGCGCGTCGGACTTACGCCCACCGCCGACTACTACGGGCGCTATCCGAGGGAACTCTCCGGCGGACAACAGCAGCGGGTTGCGATCGCGCGCGCCCTGATTACCCGCCCGCAACTCGTGATCTGCGACGAACCCGTCAGTATGCTTGATGCCACCGTCCAAACGCAAGTCCTCGACTTGATGAAGTCCTTACAGCAAGACTTTAACTTAACGTACCTCTTTATTACCCACGACCTCGCCGTCGCCCGATTTTTCTGCGATCGCATTGCCGTCATGAACGCCGGTCAGATTGTCGAGATCGGTAGAACTCAGGATATCTTTACCGCCCCTCAACATTCTTATACGCAAAAGCTCCTAAGCTCAGCACCCTCACCGATTTCAAAAAACGCCACCTAA
- a CDS encoding alkaline phosphatase family protein, translating into MNTPVIALGLDGTDPQTLETWMERGYLENLRRLRDRGVYARLKTVESYVSESAAISLLAGRSPQSTGYWTAIEFQPQTYEVKKLHGDEFAEALSDARPFYALGERCRTAVFDMPQGRVCDRVNGIQILAWGERSPRAESQSQPPHLLQELIDKYGTNPIRHLDPNIRNLKTLQGFVKRLKTSTSRRAAICRDLLQRERWDLFLTLFGEPHHAGHALWHLSQPSHPLYSTFASRVEGDPLLEVFQALDKAIGEILAIAPEEAYIVIFSDSGMCDNATDLPSMVFIPELLYRYNFPGQYGLAASKTSAPPPPPYADRSEWDWLQALWRLKHEPNPLMGWLRRRAPIEWGDRIAQFFRKPNKPDFLSPFELQKQSHPYFYQPAMWYKRFWPQMKAFALPSFSDGHIRINLQGREAGGIVAPADYEALCQELTQKLYDLVDARTGAPVVKEVLRTRASATEESSKLPDADLIVLWHKDRAIDVIDSPEFGRIGPAPSPRSGGHRSDIFFMATGPGIEPGSSLPLGHALDIAPTILHLMGMPIPDSYEGKSLLKIGVTAH; encoded by the coding sequence ATGAATACTCCAGTAATTGCCCTTGGCTTAGACGGTACGGATCCCCAAACTCTCGAAACCTGGATGGAGCGAGGCTACCTTGAAAATTTGCGGCGTTTGCGCGATCGCGGCGTTTACGCGCGCTTAAAAACGGTCGAATCCTATGTTTCAGAATCCGCCGCCATTAGTTTGTTAGCGGGACGTTCGCCTCAAAGTACCGGGTATTGGACGGCGATTGAGTTCCAGCCGCAAACCTATGAGGTTAAAAAACTTCATGGCGACGAATTCGCAGAGGCTTTAAGCGACGCTCGACCTTTTTATGCTTTGGGGGAGCGCTGCCGCACGGCGGTATTCGATATGCCTCAAGGTCGGGTTTGCGATCGCGTTAACGGCATTCAAATCCTGGCGTGGGGCGAGCGCAGTCCTCGCGCCGAGAGCCAATCTCAGCCCCCTCACCTCCTCCAAGAACTGATTGATAAGTACGGCACGAATCCCATCCGCCACTTAGACCCGAATATTCGCAATCTAAAAACCCTCCAGGGATTTGTCAAACGACTCAAAACCAGTACGTCCCGTCGCGCGGCAATTTGTCGAGATCTGTTGCAGCGGGAGCGGTGGGATTTATTTCTGACGCTCTTTGGCGAACCCCATCATGCCGGACACGCGCTCTGGCATCTCAGTCAGCCCAGTCATCCTCTTTACTCGACTTTTGCATCTCGCGTTGAGGGCGATCCCTTGCTGGAAGTGTTTCAAGCGCTCGACAAGGCGATTGGGGAAATTTTAGCGATCGCGCCCGAAGAGGCTTATATCGTCATCTTCTCCGATTCGGGGATGTGCGATAATGCTACGGACTTACCGAGCATGGTCTTTATCCCCGAACTCCTCTATCGGTATAACTTTCCGGGTCAGTACGGTTTAGCGGCGAGCAAAACGAGCGCCCCGCCACCGCCGCCCTACGCGGATCGCTCGGAATGGGATTGGCTGCAAGCACTCTGGCGGCTCAAGCACGAACCTAATCCCTTGATGGGATGGTTGCGGCGACGCGCTCCGATTGAATGGGGCGATCGCATCGCGCAATTCTTCCGCAAGCCTAACAAGCCTGATTTCCTGTCTCCCTTCGAGTTACAAAAACAATCCCACCCCTACTTTTATCAGCCCGCAATGTGGTACAAACGCTTCTGGCCGCAGATGAAAGCGTTTGCCCTGCCCAGCTTCTCAGACGGGCATATCCGCATTAACTTGCAAGGACGCGAAGCGGGGGGAATCGTCGCTCCCGCCGATTACGAGGCGCTTTGTCAGGAGCTAACGCAAAAACTCTACGATCTCGTAGATGCGCGCACGGGCGCGCCGGTTGTTAAGGAAGTTCTGCGGACGCGAGCCTCTGCTACTGAGGAGAGTTCTAAGCTTCCCGATGCCGATTTGATTGTCCTCTGGCACAAAGATCGCGCGATCGATGTTATCGACAGTCCCGAGTTCGGACGCATAGGACCGGCTCCCTCGCCGCGATCGGGAGGGCATCGCTCGGATATCTTTTTTATGGCTACAGGGCCGGGAATCGAACCGGGTTCCTCGCTTCCGCTCGGCCATGCTTTAGATATCGCCCCCACAATTCTGCATTTGATGGGAATGCCGATTCCCGATTCTTATGAGGGGAAATCTTTATTAAAGATTGGGGTTACAGCGCACTAA
- a CDS encoding PEP-CTERM sorting domain-containing protein (PEP-CTERM proteins occur, often in large numbers, in the proteomes of bacteria that also encode an exosortase, a predicted intramembrane cysteine proteinase. The presence of a PEP-CTERM domain at a protein's C-terminus predicts cleavage within the sorting domain, followed by covalent anchoring to some some component of the (usually Gram-negative) cell surface. Many PEP-CTERM proteins exhibit an unusual sequence composition that includes large numbers of potential glycosylation sites. Expression of one such protein has been shown restore the ability of a bacterium to form floc, a type of biofilm.): MKLQTLSTGIGLLATGAIALTGTPVSAASFTAADAVGAGCVGQTTCTVNGFSLTASKTGVNSPEMTQKTEGGILGIGIAKNSDNLNFRDTANGDPSGGEIDRDETLKVLFPSLGSLDALQLSFMYQPGVFADKVFEKARITALDAAGNLLGLFADLTVTGNTTAVTTSGGVSNVSPSVVGGGGSYLLSNLFGGQEIGGFAITALSNGSATSFRNSDFTLSAVSTTAAVPEPATLLGLGVVGGLMAASRRNKKSV, encoded by the coding sequence ATGAAACTGCAAACACTCTCCACCGGAATAGGCTTACTTGCAACGGGTGCAATTGCCCTTACTGGTACCCCCGTTAGCGCTGCCTCTTTTACTGCTGCCGATGCTGTCGGCGCAGGTTGCGTCGGTCAAACCACTTGCACCGTTAACGGTTTCTCCTTAACCGCTTCCAAAACCGGCGTTAATAGCCCTGAAATGACCCAGAAGACTGAGGGTGGAATTTTAGGAATCGGCATTGCTAAGAATTCTGATAATCTGAATTTCCGAGATACCGCCAACGGCGATCCCTCCGGCGGTGAAATCGATCGCGACGAAACCCTCAAGGTATTGTTCCCCAGCCTCGGTAGCTTAGACGCACTGCAATTAAGCTTCATGTATCAACCTGGAGTTTTCGCAGACAAGGTGTTTGAAAAGGCAAGAATTACTGCTTTAGATGCCGCTGGCAATCTGCTCGGCCTCTTCGCTGACTTAACCGTTACCGGCAATACAACTGCTGTAACCACTTCAGGAGGCGTTTCTAACGTTTCTCCCTCTGTCGTTGGCGGTGGCGGTTCTTATCTCCTATCCAATCTCTTCGGCGGTCAAGAAATTGGCGGCTTTGCCATCACGGCTTTGTCAAACGGTTCCGCAACCAGCTTCAGAAACTCCGACTTCACGCTTTCTGCCGTTTCTACGACTGCCGCAGTTCCCGAACCCGCAACCTTACTCGGTTTAGGCGTAGTAGGTGGCTTAATGGCTGCATCTCGCCGCAACAAAAAGTCTGTCTAA
- a CDS encoding zf-TFIIB domain-containing protein: MRCPKCNKVDLTEGSLTPDLAVKECRECQGTWLPAENYQQWQTQQSISPIKAEAFNQNLDLKFSPSSLDARAALCPQCRRYLSRAKVNIKTSFFVDRCPQCGGIWCDAGEWDVLTQLGLSASIEQLFEPGWQAKVEHYRSLNSERQTTIEKLGPTLAEAVFELADKLAQHPEGDYAISYLMRKIVYRSEEKE; the protein is encoded by the coding sequence ATGAGATGTCCTAAATGTAACAAGGTCGATCTAACCGAAGGGAGCTTAACACCCGACCTTGCCGTCAAAGAATGTAGGGAATGTCAGGGAACTTGGCTTCCGGCAGAAAATTACCAACAATGGCAAACCCAACAATCCATCTCCCCCATCAAGGCAGAAGCCTTCAACCAAAACCTCGATCTTAAATTCAGCCCCTCTTCCCTCGATGCTCGCGCCGCACTCTGTCCCCAATGTCGCCGCTATCTCTCCCGCGCCAAAGTCAATATTAAAACGTCGTTTTTCGTCGATCGCTGCCCGCAGTGCGGGGGCATTTGGTGCGACGCGGGCGAATGGGATGTTTTGACGCAACTCGGGCTGAGTGCGAGCATCGAACAATTATTCGAGCCGGGATGGCAGGCAAAAGTCGAACACTATCGCTCCCTCAACAGCGAACGGCAAACGACAATTGAAAAATTAGGGCCGACGCTAGCAGAAGCAGTGTTTGAACTCGCCGATAAGCTCGCCCAACACCCTGAAGGAGATTATGCGATTTCGTATTTGATGCGTAAAATTGTTTATCGTTCGGAAGAGAAGGAATAG
- a CDS encoding glycosyltransferase has protein sequence MPKVSAIIPAYNAEKTLRDTIQSVRQQTFTDWELIVIDDGSTDSTADIIKAIPDDRIHVFSFPNAGLAESRNRGIDRARGEFVAFLDADDLWTTDKLAAQVEALEQHPEAAVAYSWTDYIDESGQFLRSGMHVTANGDVYQKLLLGNFLENGSNPLIRKQAFQKVGQFDKLVPTCQDWDMYLRLSAQYPFVAVPFPQVLYRVSPNSMSFNFDRHEAGALQAISKTFATAPQSLRYLKKFSLANFYKYMTFKSLDSGELTREKGLLAARYLWHFIKNDPSSLRQTKVIGSALYKIAKNLLAVS, from the coding sequence ATGCCTAAAGTTTCAGCGATTATTCCCGCTTATAATGCCGAAAAAACTTTACGAGACACCATTCAATCCGTTCGGCAACAAACCTTTACGGATTGGGAATTGATTGTAATTGATGATGGCTCCACAGATAGCACTGCCGACATCATTAAAGCCATTCCAGACGATCGCATTCACGTCTTTTCTTTCCCCAATGCTGGCTTAGCCGAGAGTCGCAATCGAGGAATCGATCGCGCGAGGGGCGAATTTGTGGCTTTCTTGGACGCTGACGACCTTTGGACGACTGATAAGTTAGCAGCCCAAGTCGAAGCCCTCGAACAACATCCTGAAGCTGCGGTTGCATACAGTTGGACGGATTATATCGACGAATCCGGTCAATTCTTGCGATCGGGAATGCACGTCACCGCGAATGGAGATGTTTATCAAAAATTGTTGTTGGGGAACTTTTTAGAAAATGGTTCAAATCCCTTAATTCGCAAGCAAGCTTTTCAAAAAGTCGGTCAATTTGATAAATTAGTTCCAACTTGCCAAGATTGGGATATGTATTTGCGACTGTCGGCTCAATATCCTTTTGTCGCCGTGCCTTTTCCCCAGGTTTTATATCGCGTTTCCCCAAATTCTATGTCGTTTAATTTTGACCGACACGAAGCAGGAGCTTTGCAAGCGATCTCCAAAACCTTTGCAACTGCCCCCCAATCGTTACGCTATCTTAAAAAGTTTAGCTTAGCTAATTTTTACAAGTATATGACGTTTAAAAGTCTTGATTCTGGGGAGTTAACTCGAGAGAAAGGATTGTTAGCCGCTCGATATCTTTGGCATTTTATTAAAAACGATCCTTCGTCTCTGCGACAAACAAAAGTCATCGGATCCGCACTTTATAAAATCGCTAAAAATCTTCTTGCTGTTTCTTAA
- a CDS encoding glycosyltransferase — MNSPRVAVLMHNLGGGLETVVLNQVRGLTHYPYEIDLVLDRADGLDAAKIPPKVRIIDLKTPISPNFKSALALIPPLIRYLRQEKPIALFSHLIFVNVVTAIARTLARFPTHLTLIEHNLLFQKPGRSNEPSSKLLPLLMRGLYPKADRVVAVSKDMASTLEQWLHFPSGKIDVIYNPALDRDFAAKAKAPLEHPWFAPSAPPVFLGVGRLEKAKDFPTLLRAFARLRQQREAKLILLGEGKERPALETSIEQLGLESEVSLPGFTPNPYAYMSRARACVLSSRWEGLPTVLIEALACGCQVVATDCPYGPREILDSGKYGRLVPVEDVEALAEAMQLAIDRPLDTELLERRALDFGIDRAVTQYLDAIESDLLPKSGFKASLTSAFRQAQSTTQS; from the coding sequence ATGAATTCACCCCGTGTTGCCGTTCTCATGCACAATTTGGGCGGAGGACTAGAAACCGTCGTCCTGAACCAAGTTCGCGGATTGACGCACTATCCTTACGAGATCGATCTGGTTCTCGATCGCGCCGATGGTTTGGATGCTGCTAAAATCCCTCCAAAAGTCAGAATCATCGACCTGAAAACGCCGATCTCCCCGAACTTTAAGAGCGCGCTAGCCCTGATTCCGCCCCTCATTCGCTATCTGCGCCAAGAAAAGCCCATTGCCCTATTCTCCCATCTGATTTTTGTCAATGTCGTTACCGCGATCGCGCGCACTCTGGCTCGATTTCCTACCCATCTCACTCTCATCGAGCATAACCTCCTGTTCCAAAAGCCGGGACGCAGTAACGAACCGAGCAGCAAACTGCTTCCTCTCCTCATGCGCGGGCTATACCCAAAAGCCGATCGCGTCGTTGCTGTCTCCAAAGATATGGCTTCTACCCTCGAACAATGGTTGCACTTTCCCTCCGGCAAGATTGACGTAATCTACAACCCAGCCCTCGATCGCGATTTCGCCGCCAAAGCCAAAGCCCCCCTCGAACATCCTTGGTTCGCTCCCTCTGCTCCCCCCGTTTTCCTCGGTGTCGGACGACTGGAGAAAGCGAAAGACTTTCCCACGCTCCTGCGCGCCTTCGCCCGCCTCAGACAGCAACGCGAAGCCAAACTGATTTTACTCGGAGAAGGTAAAGAGCGCCCTGCCCTCGAAACCTCGATCGAGCAATTGGGTTTAGAAAGCGAAGTCTCCCTACCGGGATTTACCCCCAACCCTTACGCTTACATGAGTCGCGCTCGCGCCTGCGTCTTGTCCTCCCGTTGGGAAGGATTGCCCACCGTGTTAATTGAAGCCCTCGCCTGCGGTTGCCAAGTCGTTGCTACCGATTGCCCCTACGGACCTCGGGAAATTCTCGATAGTGGAAAATACGGTCGTCTCGTGCCGGTAGAAGATGTCGAAGCCCTGGCCGAAGCCATGCAATTAGCGATCGATCGCCCACTCGATACCGAACTGCTCGAGCGGCGCGCGCTAGACTTCGGGATCGATCGCGCCGTCACTCAATATCTCGACGCGATCGAAAGCGATCTTTTACCGAAAAGTGGGTTTAAAGCCTCCCTCACTTCCGCATTTCGACAAGCTCAATCAACTACTCAGTCTTGA
- the hpsE gene encoding hormogonium polysaccharide biosynthesis glycosyltransferase HpsE, with amino-acid sequence MTDFTIAIPTYNGALRLPSLLERLQEQVNTETIAWEILVIDNNSTDGTEQVVRDYQTRWTKQFPLRYSCEKEQGLAYARQRAMTEARGTWVGFIDDDLCPALDWVYCACEFGQEYPSAGAYGGQVHGDFEVQPPENFQRIASFLAIRERGTNPHLYKPESLCLPPGAGLVVRKQAWLDSVPDRLAFGGRVGNSLLANEDFEALLYLHQAGWEIWYCPTLHSYHSIPSSRLTRDYLLRLMRDTGRGVCGLRLVGATSLERLAIILKLGFGSLRRIVLHVLKYRGQIATDLVAACELRYYLNTMLSPFYWFQQQRGNVRVNLQNNLAVSKEEAIAKAKIVG; translated from the coding sequence ATGACCGACTTCACAATTGCTATTCCCACCTATAACGGAGCGCTGCGCTTACCCTCGCTTTTAGAACGATTGCAAGAACAAGTTAATACCGAAACGATTGCTTGGGAAATTCTTGTGATTGATAATAATAGTACCGATGGAACCGAACAAGTCGTTCGCGACTACCAAACTCGATGGACAAAACAGTTTCCGTTAAGATATAGCTGCGAAAAAGAACAAGGACTTGCTTATGCTCGTCAGCGAGCGATGACCGAAGCCCGAGGAACTTGGGTGGGTTTTATCGATGATGACCTTTGTCCTGCGCTCGATTGGGTTTATTGCGCCTGTGAGTTTGGTCAGGAATATCCAAGCGCCGGGGCTTATGGCGGGCAAGTTCACGGCGACTTTGAAGTTCAGCCGCCCGAAAATTTTCAACGCATTGCGTCTTTTTTAGCGATTCGCGAGCGAGGAACCAACCCTCATCTTTACAAACCGGAAAGCCTCTGTCTTCCTCCCGGTGCGGGACTGGTAGTACGAAAACAAGCTTGGTTGGATAGCGTTCCCGATCGCTTAGCCTTCGGGGGTCGCGTCGGCAATTCCTTGTTAGCCAATGAAGATTTTGAAGCCCTGCTGTACCTTCATCAAGCGGGTTGGGAAATTTGGTACTGTCCCACGCTCCACAGCTATCATTCCATCCCCAGTTCCCGACTGACTCGAGATTATCTCTTGCGTCTGATGCGGGATACTGGCCGAGGGGTGTGCGGGCTGAGACTGGTTGGCGCAACGAGTCTCGAGCGACTCGCGATTATCCTAAAGCTCGGGTTCGGGAGCTTGCGTCGCATTGTCCTGCACGTCCTCAAATACCGAGGGCAAATCGCGACCGATTTGGTTGCTGCTTGCGAGTTGCGTTACTACCTCAACACGATGCTCAGCCCCTTTTATTGGTTCCAACAGCAACGGGGAAATGTTCGAGTGAATCTTCAGAACAATCTGGCAGTCTCGAAAGAAGAGGCGATCGCGAAGGCAAAAATTGTCGGATAA